In Perca fluviatilis chromosome 19, GENO_Pfluv_1.0, whole genome shotgun sequence, the genomic window TGCAATTGTACACATATACTACATTTTCAAGAAAGGTATTTACTGGAGTAATAGAGAACCAATAGGTTTGGGTACATAGTATATCATGTCACATAAACAACACCAACTCTCATAGTGAGCCTTGTACATTGTGCTCAATACGCTCAATAGTGCTGGAGCTGTGGTGAATGAATGTAGTCTTATTTAGCTCTTTACAAGGGATATCTTTTCACACAGCTCATTCTTATCAATCTAAATGAAAAACATACAAAGTTTGAGGAGGTCACAACATATCAGGATTATCAATTGTGTGTTTTACTCCATTTTTTAGGGGGGAGCAAGAGTCTAAAATGTCTAAGACCAAAGGGCTTTCTTACTGTGTTGTGTCCTCGGGCCCGTCTTCCGAAAGTGTACTCCAGTGCTAGAGTTGGCTTAGATGGTTCATCCCTGGTGGATAACAAAACATTTAGGTGTGCCAAAAAGGCATGTAACGCAGAGGCCCATAGTGAAGACAGGTGTATGGCTGGGCTGAGCATTAAGAGGAGTTATTTCCTGATTTCTGATTAATTTATCAACACAATATCCAGAGAAGTGATAAAAGTGACTCCAAAATCAGGTTTGCGTTTGGccatatatcgatattatatcaatatcgtgatatgagactagatatcgtcttagattttggatatcgtaatatcgtaatatggcataagtgttgtcttttcctggttttaaaggctgcattaccataaagtgatgtcattttctgaacttaccagactgttgtaactgttctattatttgcctttacccacttagtcattatatccacattatacATGATTATTTACCAAAAGTCTCATtgggtaaatattttgtgaaagcaccaatagtcaacacttcaatatcgttgcggtatcgatattgaggtatttggtcagaaatatcttgatatttgattttctccatatcgcccagccctagtctgcATACAGAATATGTTATCATGAGGCTAGATTTGATCATTTTGAGATGAGAGTTAAGaccacacacatactctcaccTGTCGAGGCATCTAAGGAGAATGGACGTTTTACCCTGAAAAAAGCAAAGTTGAGCTTACTAGCTATAACTTCTGTAGCTAAGTTAGCTAGTAACAAGAAAAGAGTGCTTTCCATTAGAAAGTAATACATGTGCTGTTTAGCACGAAAAGTCTGGCACGACGGTGAACATACCCCGGCCTTGCTCCCCATCAGAAACACGGTCCTCTCGCTGACCGTCTCTCCTCCGTCCTCCCCCCCACCCTCAGCCTCCCGCCTGTGGACCTCCGCCGCAGCTTGCTCCCATAGCGTGTCTGAACTGACAAATACAAGACAAAAGCGACTCGTTGTTCGAAAAAACATGTCTGTGATTATGTTAAGAAGTATCAAAACGGGTATACAAACCGATTCTCACCTTATTTTTGGCATTAAattgaatatgttttacaatcTTTGACAACTTCACAGGCCAGCTAAACGGCTACAACCAAAAGAAACCAAACGTTGCCAGAGTAACGGCACACTTTGATGATGTAATAATTTCCTACAACTTAATGAgcattgtgggaaatgtagTGCCTTTGTTGAGACAGTCAAGCTACTGGCTACATCAACACCATAGGCTGTACAGAACCCGATCAGAACAAAGTACATGTAAGACTTTTTTGCTTCATAGACTTTTATAGCGGTCTTAATATGTTCGTAAATTGGGTGTCTGTTGTAAAATATCAACTCTATTCTATACTGTAGTAGTACTTCCTTCAGGTTCAGACTACACTATATATGTGCAAAATCCAGGGCACACAAGACACTTATATTTATAAACATGAAATCTCAGTATAGTTGTTAGCCTGTGTGGGtccaatgaaaagaaaaagaatagaCTGTGTCGGTCCCATGAAAATACAAATTGCCCTGTATTCTATTTTGTATCCCTGGGTTTCTTCCGCTATCTGTTACACGCCAAACACGTCTTAAGATACAGGTctgtttataaaataaatacaaatttcaCCCTTTACTCCTTTATCACAACTTTGTCACATACATTTCACACTCGGGGACAAATACAAACAACCAACCAATCAAATAAAATGTGATAATTGATTATGCTGGaccctagtctcacattgccagaccttcctccacagcgctaggTGGACCCTGACAGCTATTGCAGCCATGCATTTTCTGGGGAGTTGTCGTGGTCTTTGCCCTGAGCGGTGACCACCTTCATGTTAGATCCATCTATCGTTTATAGAGATTTGAATAATAAATTAAACCGGAGACAGTCTGTGAATACTCCTCTTTAATCAGAACACAAACATTTTCAGAAGCAACACAGTAACTACAAGTTCCGCTAAATTATAAGCTACTGAAAAGAGAGAAGGCTTCACAAATCAAATGAAAACTAACTTAAATTACATTTgacaaaatactgtacatgaaaTTAGAGCATCCAGTTTACAGCCTAGATTTCTGAAAGCAGAACAGCAGAGATCTTCAGTGAGTCAAAAACAAGGCATATCTCTCCATTCAGCGATGATCTTTGAAATGGTCTTTGTTCAAAAGAGCCTGAACAAGTTGAAACTTTGTTTTGGGTTAAAtcctttaaaatgtagacaGGAGATTCTGGATGATAGTAAGTCTCTTTTTTGTTTATCTGTCATGACTTTTTCCTGGGCTGGTCACAATAGGGTACATTTTCAAGTAGAAGGCTCTCTCTCGGTCGAAGCACTAAAAGGGAAAAAGAGAGTAAATAAATGCAGCAAGTACATATTATTtggaaatattcaaatgtaatAAGTCAGAGAGAAGTCAAAATTCCTGTTGTGTATTGTACATTATTTTCTAGCATGGTactacattttagaaaaagacAGGAGAAACATACTGAGTTTCTTATCTCCAACATGTTCCATTTGTAGCACGCCCTCTCGAAGAACAGCTTCCACATCTGAGCCCATTTTGATCATCTGTAAAAGCAGAAGGGCAATGAGCATTGACAGAAAAGTGCTGCTGTGCTTGAAAACGGCACCTGAACTTCAGTATTTGATGAAGCTGGAGATGCTTTCTAAACCCTTTGCAATGCTGCCTCAGCAGATCTCTCCTCCAAGATAGTGCagctctttcttttttaattgtcaGATTCTAGTATCAAGCAACTTACCGCGAGAGACAGGAGCCGCTGTGTTGGAGCGCACTGCAATCGTTTGCTGTTTTTCTGCTACTTGGGCTGAGTGATTTGCTCGctgcacctgagaagccccgtggtgaggagtaGAGAGTAACAATGGTGCTTTTCAGGTTTGTTTTACATAACTCTAGATGGCTTTattgtctcatgtgaccttgttatttgtacacgctgtgactatacaaatcacaacatgtaaataggaaaatgttggcgttattttgtcacttattgggagcggtaggctagatggagccggttacctccaggatctgtgctaagctaggctagcggtgggtgcgtcagacagagttacgacacgcacggagatgagaagggtctgtacgGACTTATcgaactctgggggatacggtgaataagctaaagtcccaataagtcagcgtgttccttaaAATGCCACTTGTAATGCAGAGATATTCTTCTATGATCAGCTTTAAAACATGTTACTTTACTGTATGCTTACTGCTGTGTagctaaattaaaaaatattcttATATTCAATATCCAAATAATCCATTGGATCGGACTTTGCATCTGAAGATACTCAATATGAAAGGAGTTGAATCAGGATTAGGAACAAAACGTGATCAGGATTTTGCTACTTTGGACGGAAGTCTTGGACTTTTCAACAAGAAATGTCACTTCAGGCCCTGGTCTAGGGGCCTCCTGACTCTTTGGGGCCCTGGGTATGTGTAGGGGAGACCTATTCAGTAAACAATCCATGATTCCAGAGAAAAGACAACAGAATACGGTAGCATATCCACACACTTATTTAAATGCATATGCAAATGCATGCAGCCAAAAGAAATATGCAACCTATATAAACAAACCATTTTACTTGCACTCGCACTGTACCTTCTTAATGTTTTCGTCTGacgtttcatttttgtttttccgGAACTCCTCGTTGATCTTTAATCTTGCAGCTTTGTGGGGGGAAAAAGAAACATACTTTTGCATTTATGCTACAGAGCATGTATTAAGTTATCTACTGTAAACATCCAACAAAGATATAGCCCCAGATAGTCTGCTACTGTGACTCAAACCAACACACTATATAACTGACCTTTCAGTGCTCTGTCATCCTCTTTGAATACAGCTATCCTTGTTCTGTGCAGTGCTTTAAACGTGCTTAGGACCTGCATATACAGACATTCAGCTTTTAACAACATCAGGACCTTGTTAGTTGAACTGTAGCAGCTGTGACGAACGCTTTCCTGCCATTTTAGCGATCTACTTCCTAGAACATGCAAACATATGTTTTTATAATGAAATCAGCTAAAGAAACGTAaagaaaacattgtttaaatgATGTTATTTTTATAAAGCATGACCATATTCCCTTTCTCACCTTCAAACGAGTCCCCATCTTGATTTATTTAGCTCACTTCCGGTTTAGAGGCAAGGAAGGGAAGTACCAGTACTACAAACGACCAATCATTAAAGGTTATAAAATGACGTGTTTTGTAGCCAATGAGCGTTCGCTGTAGTTTCACACAACCAAAAGCTGCGCTGACCGACTGGCGGCTATATGCGCCAACATGGCTGATGAAATGGCAAAAGCTCAGGCTGCCAAGCCTGGCGGTGACACAATATTTGGAAAAATCATACGCAAAGAGATTCCTGCCAAACTTCTCTATGAAGATGACCAGGTATGCATTCAATATTTTCACTCATAAACACACTTTGCGTGCAAGAAGGCACACTTCTTGCAGGTGAcgtgaagctaacgttagctccgcgTCAACACTGCTAACGTTACTTTACTGCAattttgtgaatgtgtgttatGCGTAGCTAGGTAGGTCCTCACATCACAGaataaaaccaaaccaaaaccgGATGTGCAAAAATTGTGCTTTAGGACAGTAGGCTTCTATCCATGGTTTAGTTTTTGTTCTGAATGTCTACTCATGTTGCATTTGCTGCCACTTGGCATCTGCAGACTGGTGGCTTTTTACCAAGGTGCGAAAAGGTCCACTTGCCTGCCTGCTACTCCAgcaaatcattttaatatttagCCACTGCGTGAGCATTTATGTGTTGATAGACATTCACAACGATGTGTGATGTCGATTCACAGCGAAAAACACCACCACCTGTCAAACAGGCTTCATTGcaatttgtgttgtgtttatgcAGTGGCGATTAAAACAATGTATATGTGGTTCCGACTCTGTGCTTATAAAACTAACGTTACACCTTGAGTATTGGTTCACTCTTCCCTTACAGGCTTTACATCATTTAAACCGCTTACTCCCCATGTAAAAAGCTATGGCTGATTCCCTTCATTTTCTAAATGGGTAAAATTGTGGCACCTTCTGAGACCTTAAAATGCAACACAAAGATTCACTAATACTGTCACTAATGACTTATATCAGCTTTAAATAAAGCCATATCCTAtaattaacatttatttattgccGATATGTAATTTCCAAGAATTCATGAGGTCATTTCAGCTAGAACGGACTATCTTTAAATAACAAGTCGTGGTGCAGAGAAATTCCATATGCGTACAGTAAATGAGGTGGACAACATATTAGCAACATCTTTGAACagaataataaaacatcatcaaACCGATAAATAACTAAAGTGGAAATCACAATACAAATTGTGGTAGCATTTATTGCATTAAATGTTTCTAATTTTCTGGTAACTCTGTGTAAACCAACGCCACAGCTGTCTGCACAGGCTAAATTCTTAttcttcatttgtttttcagTGTGTGGCCTTCCCTGATATTTCACCTCAAGCTCCTACTCACATCCTCGTTGTCCCCAAAAAGCCAATTGTTCAACTGTCACAGGCGGAGGATAGTGATGCTGCAGTAAGTATGATTTGAATGACCTAGCTTTTATGATAGACTGTAACATTGCTTATTCCCACTTTCAGTGATTTGTCCAACAACAGTGACCACTAGATGGAAACCCATACACAACTTATTGCTTGTCTGGACAGTTACTGTCTCTGAACACTGTATTGTAATCCATCTGCTGTCTGCTTATACATTCATGGATGCATTTTCACTTAAGTGTCTTTCATtaattctctctctgtctcttagTTGTTGGGCCACTTGTTGCTAGTTGCGAAGAAGTGTGCTCAAGAAGCAGGCCTGCCTAAAGGCTACAGAATTGTCATCAATGATGGGCCAGATGGAGGCCAGTCGGTCTACCATATCCACATCCATGTCCTGGGTGGACGCATGATGGCATGGCCCCCCGGCTAACCTCCATCTTCCAACACAGACCACCCTGCCATCAGTGGTCACGTCTGTTGTCTGACAACCAGTACTGTTCAATTTCAACTAAACCAGTTTGTCATGGGAAATAAGAGCCAAACAAAACCTGCTAATTCATCaatggtaataaaaaaaaagcacttcaCAACAACAGTGGTGTTTGTCTTTATCTAAAATTCCTCAAACAAGGTTTTTTTGAGAtatgaaaacaatttaaatgtgttgCTTATTTTTTAGTACTGTTGGGATTTCAAGCACCACTGCTCTTTCTCTCAGTGCCGTTGCAAGCATATAAGTGAGAGACCGATTTGGCCTGCTGCTGCAGTTGTGAGGAGAAATCTAATCATGGCAGTTGAAGATGGGAAATTATGGGTTTGTGTACAGTATGGTGTCTGCAGTAAGAGACTTGCCGAAATCGCTGCTGTAGGTCTCGCATAACAAGTTTTTCATCAGTCATCCATTAAGTACTAAGCACAGCATTTAGCTGACGCTGTAGTCTGAATATGCACAGTATGTAATACCACATTTATAGTCTCTGTATCCAGAGATTAGACAGGTCTACTTTTATTCAGTAAGAATTATGTTAATTCAATCTGAATTAACCCTTTgcattttctttgtttgaacatcTAGGGCACTTGTCTGTCAGTTGCCTGTGTACAAAGACAAAGTTCAGTTTTCAAAAGCAGAATCCCATAGAAATTATAATCTGAAGTCAGTCCAGTTTCATTCCCAGTAAAATGAAAATAGATAAACAAGTGAATGGCTCTGTTTTATTAACAGTAAGAAACAATGCAGATAGTGGAACAAATATAAAATGCATGAAACGTCCAcaaaatattaaacaaaaaataaataaaatggtgttttttctttacaaaaatgacaaagaacACTGATTAGATGACACGtagaattaaaaaataaacatgtacCTAGCATTCACAGTCCCCtaatttcatttcttttgaTAAAAcgggggaggaaaaaaagaaacatttttagAGATTAGAGGCTTCGTTTGTACAGAAAGAACAGTTCCAGAGAGGCAAGGCAGTCACTTCTAATATCATTCTCTGTTAAACCATTTGA contains:
- the hint1 gene encoding histidine triad nucleotide-binding protein 1, which produces MADEMAKAQAAKPGGDTIFGKIIRKEIPAKLLYEDDQCVAFPDISPQAPTHILVVPKKPIVQLSQAEDSDAALLGHLLLVAKKCAQEAGLPKGYRIVINDGPDGGQSVYHIHIHVLGGRMMAWPPG
- the lyrm7 gene encoding complex III assembly factor LYRM7 isoform X1, which gives rise to MLLKAECLYMQVLSTFKALHRTRIAVFKEDDRALKAARLKINEEFRKNKNETSDENIKKMIKMGSDVEAVLREGVLQMEHVGDKKLMLRPRESLLLENVPYCDQPRKKS
- the lyrm7 gene encoding complex III assembly factor LYRM7 isoform X2; amino-acid sequence: MGTRLKVLSTFKALHRTRIAVFKEDDRALKAARLKINEEFRKNKNETSDENIKKMIKMGSDVEAVLREGVLQMEHVGDKKLMLRPRESLLLENVPYCDQPRKKS